In one window of Gemmatimonadaceae bacterium DNA:
- a CDS encoding carboxypeptidase regulatory-like domain-containing protein, translating into MPASVRRFMPIACAIAAIGLACLPRLTQAQTSQTGGVQARVSVRDGTPLGDVTVRLQQPDGSYARSVRSDSRGDARFAFIQPGVYTLEARLIGYRPLSVSAVVVRATETTRLALTLDAAPTELAPISISASKVTINRTTTEFTSSLGARERELLPTARNTNDLIAFTPGSRPGQIFGGSTNQANLYQLDGVTVNAPGTGGSFLLPNVDWLEDFKVIALGAGAEYGNFQGGLINMVTKSGNNTLQGAMRAFAESRAFNASNVNAFENGSEQAGRQELNAEVRGPLIRNRLYFFLSGQEALASQRLVDFRSTTRGRIAWLPTTIDRHEQKYYGKMTWQATPRDIINASLGLDNLSRERVGLNGYDDVDATARGRSPATFYQANWQRTLGEKSFLEVKFSGYTGADDQLPYHGSGQPSIRLLDVSGTPQFVNGIWTRTNRPDTKSLAVNFDRYLNTG; encoded by the coding sequence ATGCCTGCCTCCGTCCGCCGTTTCATGCCGATTGCCTGCGCCATCGCCGCCATCGGCCTGGCGTGCCTGCCGCGGCTCACGCAGGCTCAAACCTCGCAAACCGGCGGCGTGCAGGCCCGCGTGTCGGTGCGCGACGGAACCCCGCTGGGCGACGTAACCGTGCGGCTGCAACAACCGGACGGATCGTATGCACGATCGGTCCGCAGTGACAGCCGAGGCGACGCGCGGTTTGCCTTTATCCAGCCGGGCGTGTACACCCTGGAGGCGCGACTGATCGGCTATCGGCCGCTGTCCGTCAGCGCCGTCGTCGTGCGCGCCACCGAGACCACGCGCCTCGCGTTGACGCTTGACGCCGCGCCGACCGAACTCGCACCAATCTCGATAAGCGCGTCGAAAGTCACCATCAATCGCACCACGACGGAATTCACCTCGTCGCTGGGCGCGCGCGAACGCGAGTTGCTGCCCACGGCACGCAATACGAACGATCTCATTGCATTCACACCAGGCTCGCGGCCAGGGCAGATTTTCGGTGGATCCACCAATCAGGCCAACTTGTACCAGTTGGACGGCGTGACGGTCAACGCACCGGGAACCGGTGGCAGTTTCCTGCTCCCGAATGTGGACTGGCTTGAGGATTTCAAGGTCATTGCGCTCGGCGCGGGCGCGGAGTACGGCAACTTTCAGGGTGGTCTGATCAACATGGTCACCAAGAGCGGCAACAACACGCTGCAGGGCGCGATGCGTGCGTTCGCGGAATCGCGGGCCTTCAACGCCAGCAACGTGAACGCGTTTGAGAACGGTTCGGAGCAGGCAGGTCGTCAGGAGCTCAATGCGGAGGTCCGCGGCCCCCTCATCCGCAACCGCTTGTATTTCTTTCTCTCGGGTCAGGAAGCATTGGCCAGCCAGCGACTGGTCGATTTCCGGTCAACCACCCGTGGCCGTATCGCGTGGTTGCCAACAACCATTGATCGCCATGAGCAGAAGTACTACGGCAAGATGACCTGGCAGGCGACCCCGCGCGACATCATCAATGCCTCGCTTGGACTCGACAACCTGTCGCGGGAACGTGTCGGGCTCAACGGATACGACGATGTCGACGCCACCGCGCGCGGACGCTCACCAGCCACTTTCTATCAGGCGAACTGGCAGCGCACGCTGGGCGAAAAGAGCTTTCTGGAAGTGAAGTTCTCGGGCTACACGGGCGCGGATGATCAATTGCCGTACCATGGCAGCGGGCAGCCATCGATCCGGCTGTTGGATGTGAGCGGCACGCCGCAATTCGTGAATGGCATCTGGACGCGCACGAACCGTCCGGACACCAAGAGTCTCGCCGTCAACTTCGACCGTTACCTCAACACGGGCTGA
- a CDS encoding TonB-dependent receptor, giving the protein MQHQLRLGGDFGVGDWREQRTRNGGLSWYTQPRAGVTFNPLDAQTWGPIPSVGGGIYATADTGGSIDLDARSTNSAIYLQDYIRVSDRITINAGVRAGSWTGSITPGHGGGSRGTATFTAIQATGLDPRVGATFDVTGHGTLVAKAHWGRYHQNLFALFFDRAPGANAFTQVGFCDWKTTNATRPEPTRAYSASELATSAACRPGNSIFNEAKGFENYRQPYMDQVTVGLEKSITSKLKAEALYITRANKSILALVDRNAARNWRPLRDVYVYDGFGKVLDANGQPLKLPVLYVRADDLRRRLVFGTQFSNQIPGYTQADTLTMPSTYVQDLVITPVDEASRTFQQIQLGLTGEFATWSFTTTVARTHLDGNVFSVNGYFNPDGQDNGPFVEPNRALNYYGALDNYSPWDLKARVTGRLPLHLEGGAFFTMRTGDRWTPNYTLAREPNYRMLSPQGEELTLNRDLFTGVSGQQLFTESRGSRQLPTQVSLDLRVQRSVPVRGNELVLGFELFNVFNGQSASEVKTSVNNQTAGDPTSLAGAVRLRQQPLTLRLSTQWRF; this is encoded by the coding sequence GTGCAACATCAGTTGCGACTGGGCGGTGACTTCGGGGTGGGAGATTGGCGTGAACAGCGTACGCGAAACGGCGGGCTGTCGTGGTATACCCAGCCACGCGCCGGCGTGACGTTCAACCCGTTGGACGCACAGACCTGGGGACCGATTCCCAGCGTCGGCGGCGGGATCTACGCGACGGCCGATACCGGTGGCAGCATCGATCTGGATGCACGATCCACCAACTCGGCGATCTACCTGCAGGACTACATTCGCGTCTCCGATCGCATCACGATCAACGCTGGCGTGCGAGCCGGCTCCTGGACCGGCTCGATCACGCCGGGACACGGCGGCGGCTCGCGTGGGACCGCGACGTTCACCGCCATTCAGGCGACCGGGCTTGATCCGCGCGTCGGCGCCACCTTTGATGTCACCGGCCACGGGACCCTGGTCGCCAAGGCGCATTGGGGTCGTTACCACCAGAATCTCTTTGCGTTGTTCTTCGACCGGGCCCCCGGCGCCAACGCGTTCACGCAGGTGGGATTCTGTGACTGGAAGACCACCAATGCCACACGCCCCGAACCGACGCGCGCCTACAGTGCAAGCGAGCTCGCGACATCGGCCGCCTGTCGACCGGGGAATTCCATTTTCAACGAAGCCAAGGGTTTCGAGAACTATCGGCAGCCGTATATGGACCAGGTCACCGTGGGTCTCGAGAAATCGATCACGTCCAAATTGAAGGCGGAAGCGCTGTACATCACCCGCGCGAACAAATCGATCCTGGCATTGGTGGATCGCAATGCCGCACGGAACTGGCGGCCGCTGCGCGATGTGTATGTGTACGATGGGTTCGGGAAAGTGCTGGATGCGAACGGACAGCCGCTCAAACTCCCGGTGCTTTATGTGCGTGCCGATGACCTGCGACGCCGGCTGGTCTTCGGCACGCAGTTCAGCAATCAGATTCCGGGCTACACGCAGGCGGACACGCTGACCATGCCGTCGACGTACGTGCAGGACTTGGTGATCACACCGGTTGACGAGGCCAGCCGCACGTTTCAGCAGATTCAGCTCGGACTGACCGGTGAATTCGCCACGTGGTCCTTCACCACCACGGTGGCGCGAACGCACCTGGACGGCAATGTGTTCAGTGTCAACGGTTACTTCAATCCGGACGGGCAGGATAACGGGCCGTTCGTGGAGCCCAACCGGGCGCTCAACTACTACGGCGCGCTGGACAACTATTCGCCGTGGGATCTCAAGGCCCGCGTCACGGGGCGGCTCCCGTTGCATCTCGAGGGGGGTGCGTTCTTCACGATGCGCACCGGTGATCGCTGGACGCCGAACTACACCCTGGCCAGGGAACCCAACTATCGAATGCTTTCTCCACAAGGTGAAGAACTGACGCTGAACCGCGACCTGTTCACCGGAGTCAGTGGCCAACAGCTGTTCACCGAGTCGCGCGGATCGCGACAACTTCCGACTCAGGTGTCGCTCGATCTCCGTGTCCAGCGTTCGGTTCCGGTGCGCGGCAACGAGTTGGTGCTGGGTTTCGAGCTATTCAACGTGTTCAACGGGCAGTCGGCATCGGAAGTGAAGACGTCGGTGAATAACCAGACGGCCGGTGACCCCACATCACTGGCCGGCGCGGTGCGGCTGCGGCAGCAGCCGTTGACGCTCCGATTGAGCACGCAGTGGCGGTTCTAA
- a CDS encoding ABC transporter permease has protein sequence MLFLEVFRIALVALRANKLRSLLTMLGIVIGVGAVIAMDGIGRGAQSQIKARITSLGTTLLTVQAGQVRGMGGIASGSDRAKMTMADAAALEEQGTKITAVQPEMTRDLQIQFNSKNASTRVVGTSANYLEVRKYELEGGRMFTTQEDAGKQRLVVLGPAVLTNLGIENIEAIIGESVRVRGIQFTVIGVLKSKGQASAFGNPDDQILIPLNTARFRVLGTDRVGSISVLAQSEEMIPEAMADIQKILRRQHHLAREKDDDFNIRNQADFLTTAAETSKVFSSLLAGIASVSLLVGGIGIMNIMLVSVTERTREIGVRKALGATKLNILFQFLIEAVVLCLLGGAIGVLMGAGGGMAMTKFFNFKTEISSQSVVLAFAFSAAVGVIFGVWPARRAASLDPITALRYE, from the coding sequence ATGCTGTTCCTCGAGGTCTTTCGCATTGCGCTGGTGGCGCTTCGCGCCAACAAACTGCGTTCGCTGCTCACCATGCTCGGTATCGTCATTGGCGTTGGCGCCGTGATCGCCATGGATGGCATCGGCCGTGGCGCGCAAAGCCAGATCAAGGCGCGTATTACCTCGCTGGGGACCACCCTGCTGACGGTCCAGGCGGGTCAGGTTCGTGGCATGGGCGGCATCGCGTCGGGCTCCGATCGTGCCAAGATGACCATGGCCGATGCAGCGGCGCTTGAGGAGCAAGGCACCAAGATCACGGCCGTGCAGCCCGAGATGACGCGAGACCTGCAGATCCAGTTCAACTCCAAGAATGCCAGCACCCGCGTGGTGGGCACGTCGGCCAACTACCTCGAGGTTCGCAAGTACGAACTCGAGGGCGGACGCATGTTCACCACACAGGAAGATGCCGGCAAGCAGCGCCTGGTCGTGCTGGGTCCGGCGGTGTTGACCAATCTGGGCATCGAGAATATCGAGGCGATCATCGGCGAGAGCGTACGCGTGCGTGGCATTCAGTTCACCGTCATCGGCGTGCTCAAGTCCAAGGGACAGGCGTCGGCCTTCGGCAATCCGGACGACCAGATTCTGATACCCCTCAATACCGCGCGTTTCCGCGTATTGGGCACCGACCGCGTCGGATCCATTTCGGTGCTGGCGCAGTCGGAAGAGATGATTCCGGAAGCGATGGCAGACATTCAGAAGATCTTGCGGCGCCAGCATCATCTGGCCCGCGAGAAAGACGATGACTTCAATATCCGCAATCAGGCCGACTTCCTCACCACGGCGGCCGAAACCAGCAAGGTGTTCAGCTCGCTGCTGGCCGGCATCGCGTCGGTATCGTTGCTGGTCGGTGGCATCGGGATCATGAACATCATGCTGGTATCTGTCACCGAGCGTACGCGCGAGATCGGTGTACGGAAGGCACTTGGCGCGACCAAGCTGAACATCCTCTTCCAGTTCCTCATCGAGGCCGTGGTGCTGTGCCTGCTGGGCGGGGCGATCGGCGTATTGATGGGTGCTGGTGGTGGGATGGCCATGACCAAGTTCTTCAATTTCAAGACCGAGATCTCCTCGCAGTCGGTGGTGTTGGCCTTTGCCTTTTCCGCCGCGGTCGGTGTGATTTTTGGCGTCTGGCCCGCGCGCCGGGCGGCGAGTCTCGACCCGATTACCGCGCTGCGATACGAGTAG